A genomic stretch from Caminicella sporogenes DSM 14501 includes:
- a CDS encoding MDR family MFS transporter: MNILKKVWPYSGLPKEIYILFFARVINSMGNFVFPFLVFFLTEKIGLSESRVGFYRMIAAMVSVPGTILGGFLSDYVERKKIFIVSQALAAIFIIPCAFLGDSIFVAYLLIIATFFGGAAPPANSAMITDLTNQKNRKQAYALLYLGINIGFAIGPLIAGFLYNNYLKLLFLGDAITTFISLILVAIFVKDTKPTKNEIEESYNLNNEEKSEKGNVLVVFLKRPSLLAFSAISIIISFVYAQSDFGIPLQIKEIFGYKGPKYYGVIMTTNALVVVGFTTIVINITKKIRPVVNIMIALILYAIGFGMIYFIHDFYMFIFSTVIWSIGEIIAATNSGVYIANHTPMSHRGRFNSILPLIIGSGRALSPVVMGLFIEIYGIRMIWPVIFILSLFAIFLMYNLYLFEKNN, encoded by the coding sequence ATGAATATATTAAAAAAAGTTTGGCCTTATTCTGGACTGCCAAAGGAAATATATATATTGTTTTTTGCAAGAGTTATTAATAGCATGGGAAATTTTGTTTTTCCGTTTTTAGTTTTTTTCTTGACTGAAAAAATTGGATTAAGTGAGAGTAGAGTAGGCTTTTATAGGATGATAGCAGCAATGGTTTCAGTTCCAGGTACAATATTAGGAGGATTTTTATCTGATTATGTTGAAAGAAAAAAAATATTTATTGTATCACAAGCTCTTGCTGCGATATTTATAATACCTTGTGCTTTTTTAGGTGATTCGATTTTTGTTGCTTATTTATTAATAATAGCTACTTTTTTTGGTGGAGCTGCACCTCCAGCTAATAGTGCAATGATTACAGATTTGACAAATCAAAAAAATAGGAAACAAGCATATGCTCTTTTATACTTAGGTATTAATATTGGTTTTGCAATTGGACCTTTAATAGCAGGATTTTTGTATAATAATTATTTAAAATTGCTTTTTTTAGGAGATGCAATTACTACTTTTATTTCTTTAATATTAGTAGCAATTTTTGTTAAAGATACTAAACCAACAAAGAATGAAATTGAAGAAAGTTATAATTTAAATAATGAAGAAAAATCTGAAAAAGGAAATGTATTAGTTGTTTTTTTAAAAAGACCATCACTTTTGGCATTTTCAGCTATATCAATAATAATATCTTTTGTTTATGCTCAATCAGATTTTGGAATACCATTGCAAATAAAAGAAATATTTGGATATAAGGGGCCAAAATATTATGGAGTTATAATGACAACTAATGCATTAGTAGTTGTTGGATTTACTACAATAGTTATTAATATTACAAAGAAAATTAGACCGGTTGTTAATATTATGATTGCTTTAATTTTATATGCAATTGGTTTTGGAATGATATATTTTATACATGATTTTTATATGTTTATTTTTTCAACAGTAATATGGAGTATAGGTGAAATAATTGCAGCTACAAATTCAGGAGTTTATATAGCAAATCATACTCCTATGTCTCATAGAGGAAGATTTAATTCTATATTACCTCTAATTATAGGTTCAGGTCGTGCTTTAAGTCCAGTTGTAATGGGATTATTTATAGAAATATATGGTATAAGAATGATTTGGCCAGTAATATTTATTTTATCTTTATTTGCAATATTTTTAATGTATAATTTATATCTATTTGAAAAAAATAATTAA
- a CDS encoding autorepressor SdpR family transcription factor, which translates to MNRVFKALSDPTRRRILKLLREEDLTAGEIAEYFNISKPSISHHLNILKNADLVFAEKQGQKILYSLNTTAIQEIIKWFFDFLEID; encoded by the coding sequence TTGAATAGAGTATTTAAAGCATTATCAGACCCTACAAGAAGAAGGATTTTAAAATTACTTAGAGAAGAAGATTTAACAGCAGGAGAAATAGCCGAATATTTTAATATAAGTAAACCATCTATAAGTCATCATTTAAATATATTAAAAAATGCTGATTTAGTATTTGCTGAAAAACAAGGACAAAAAATATTATATTCTTTAAATACGACAGCAATTCAAGAAATAATTAAATGGTTTTTTGATTTTTTAGAAATTGATTAA
- a CDS encoding DUF3784 domain-containing protein, giving the protein MKVANIIFAIVGIFNLLIGILLYKYNMVEMLAGYDKNKIIDKEGLAKWTGVNFILMGLAIIVISVIGLILNFNTILFFIITVVGLCVRMIIGNKKYEKTRN; this is encoded by the coding sequence ATGAAAGTTGCAAATATTATATTTGCAATTGTAGGTATTTTTAATTTATTAATTGGTATATTATTGTATAAATACAATATGGTTGAAATGCTAGCAGGATACGATAAGAATAAAATTATTGATAAAGAAGGTTTAGCAAAGTGGACAGGTGTAAATTTTATTTTAATGGGTTTAGCGATAATAGTTATTTCTGTTATAGGATTAATATTAAATTTTAATACAATTCTTTTTTTCATTATAACAGTAGTGGGCTTATGTGTTAGGATGATTATTGGAAATAAAAAATATGAAAAAACTAGAAATTAA
- a CDS encoding SdpI family protein, translating into MKINKFIIILIFLSILGTVFIYNSLPDKVATHFDFRGQPDKYSSKSYVIFTSLLPLAIYLFMTFLPSIDPKKNSYLKHKKAYEVTKISIVLFMIVLNWSIIMIALGFNINLSVIVRILIGILFIVIGNFMSQIRHNYFFGIKTPWTLASEFVWKKTHRVGAFSFIIGGLLIIVTSLTKGILGLITFILAMIIVIFYPMLYSYIEFKKISKE; encoded by the coding sequence ATGAAAATCAATAAATTTATAATTATATTAATATTTTTGTCAATATTGGGGACCGTATTTATTTATAATAGTTTACCTGATAAAGTAGCTACTCATTTTGATTTTAGAGGACAGCCGGATAAATATAGCAGTAAATCTTATGTAATTTTTACTTCATTATTACCTTTAGCAATATATTTATTTATGACTTTTTTACCTAGCATAGACCCTAAAAAAAATTCTTATTTAAAGCATAAAAAAGCATATGAAGTAACAAAAATATCAATTGTCTTATTTATGATAGTTTTGAATTGGAGTATAATAATGATTGCATTAGGATTTAATATTAATCTAAGTGTAATTGTAAGGATACTTATAGGGATACTATTTATAGTAATAGGAAATTTTATGAGTCAAATAAGACATAATTATTTCTTTGGAATAAAAACGCCTTGGACACTTGCTAGTGAATTTGTGTGGAAAAAAACGCATAGAGTAGGAGCATTTTCTTTTATAATAGGAGGATTATTGATTATAGTTACTTCATTAACTAAAGGAATATTGGGATTAATTACTTTTATATTAGCTATGATAATAGTAATTTTTTATCCAATGTTGTATTCATATATAGAATTTAAAAAAATATCTAAAGAATAA
- the argH gene encoding argininosuccinate lyase: MKLWSGRFSKSTAKLVDEFNASIYFDKKLYKQDITGSIAHAKMLEKSNIITKEENLKIINALKEILKEIEQGKVKFKIEYEDIHMNIEKLLIDKIGEIGKKIHTARSRNDQVAVDIRLYLKEEINNICNLLKKLLKTLIDISEKNIDTIMPGYTHLQRAQPITLAYHIMAYFQMFKRDYLRLIDCLDRMDYLPLGAGALAGTSYNTDRKFIANELNFKGICENSLDAVSDRDFIIEFLSASSIIMMHLSRFCEELIIWNSSEFNFIEMDDSYSTGSSIMPQKKNPDVAELIRGKTGRIYGNLFNILTIMKSLPLAYNKDMQEDKPLLFDTVENLKPCLKIFNEMISTMKIKKNNMKNATKSGFMNATDVADYLVKKGIPFRNAHEIVGKMVLYCIQNNKNIDNLSLYEFKNFSSHFENDILEKVKIENCIESKISLGSTSSKNVINMIKNAKNFLKTIKP, from the coding sequence ATGAAACTTTGGAGTGGAAGATTTTCAAAATCTACTGCAAAATTAGTCGATGAATTTAATGCTTCCATATATTTCGATAAAAAACTTTATAAACAAGATATAACTGGAAGTATAGCCCATGCTAAAATGCTTGAAAAATCTAATATCATCACAAAAGAAGAAAATTTAAAAATAATAAATGCTCTTAAAGAAATATTAAAAGAAATAGAACAAGGTAAAGTAAAATTTAAAATAGAATATGAAGATATTCATATGAATATCGAAAAACTACTTATAGATAAAATAGGTGAAATTGGTAAAAAAATACATACAGCTAGAAGTAGAAATGACCAAGTTGCTGTAGATATTCGTCTATATCTTAAAGAAGAAATAAACAACATATGTAATTTACTAAAAAAACTATTAAAAACTTTAATTGATATTAGTGAAAAAAATATAGATACAATTATGCCCGGTTACACTCACCTGCAAAGAGCACAACCAATAACTTTAGCTTATCACATTATGGCATATTTTCAAATGTTTAAAAGAGATTACCTAAGATTAATAGATTGTCTCGATAGAATGGATTATCTACCTCTTGGAGCAGGTGCTTTAGCTGGTACATCTTATAATACAGATAGAAAATTTATAGCTAATGAATTGAATTTTAAAGGAATTTGTGAAAATTCTCTCGATGCAGTTAGTGACAGAGATTTTATAATTGAATTTTTAAGTGCATCTTCTATTATCATGATGCACCTAAGTAGATTTTGTGAAGAATTAATAATATGGAATTCTAGTGAGTTTAATTTTATTGAAATGGATGACAGTTATAGTACTGGAAGCTCTATAATGCCTCAAAAGAAAAATCCAGATGTAGCTGAACTTATAAGAGGTAAAACAGGAAGAATATATGGCAATTTATTTAATATATTAACTATAATGAAATCTTTGCCACTTGCATATAATAAAGATATGCAAGAAGATAAGCCACTCCTATTTGATACAGTAGAAAATTTAAAACCTTGTTTGAAAATTTTTAATGAAATGATAAGTACTATGAAAATAAAAAAGAATAATATGAAAAATGCTACTAAATCAGGTTTTATGAATGCAACTGATGTTGCCGATTATTTAGTTAAAAAAGGTATTCCTTTTAGAAATGCTCATGAAATAGTTGGTAAAATGGTTTTATACTGTATACAAAATAATAAAAATATTGATAATCTAAGTTTATATGAATTTAAAAATTTTTCTTCTCATTTTGAAAATGATATTTTAGAAAAAGTTAAAATTGAAAATTGTATTGAATCTAAAATTTCTCTAGGCTCAACATCTTCTAAAAATGTAATAAATATGATTAAAAATGCTAAAAATTTCTTAAAAACAATAAAACCATAG
- a CDS encoding argininosuccinate synthase, whose translation MKNEKVILAYSGGLDTSVILKWLKNEYNFDVIAVCVDVGQEEDLTLVKNKALSTGAHKAYIVDVKEEFVTDYIFPTLKAGAIYEDDYLLGTSFARPLIAKKLVEIAEKEEAIAIAHGATGKGNDQVRFEATIKALNPHLKIIAPWREWNLKSREDCIDYALKHNIPVPVTKKDIYSRDRNIWHLSHEGGNLENPWNEHDENIYQICVKPQDAPDKPTYIEIEFEKGVPISIDGKKYSPVDLIYKLNDIGGVNGIGIIDIIENRLVGMKSRGVYETPGGTILYEAHKALEKLVLDRPTLSFKKIVAEKYAQLVYDGLWFTPLKEALDKFIDSTQQVVTGTVKLKLYKGTCKAMGTKSPYSLYNEDFVTFGEDNVYNQKDAEGFINLFTLSIKIRSLMNYKKENFKKEKQII comes from the coding sequence ATGAAAAATGAAAAAGTCATTTTAGCCTATTCCGGCGGCTTAGACACATCTGTCATTTTAAAATGGTTAAAAAATGAATACAACTTTGATGTTATTGCTGTATGCGTAGATGTTGGTCAAGAAGAAGATTTAACTTTAGTTAAAAACAAGGCATTATCAACTGGAGCACATAAAGCATATATCGTAGATGTTAAAGAAGAATTTGTTACTGATTATATTTTCCCAACTTTAAAAGCTGGTGCTATATACGAAGATGATTATTTACTTGGAACATCATTTGCTCGACCTTTAATTGCAAAAAAATTGGTAGAAATAGCTGAAAAAGAAGAAGCTATTGCCATAGCACATGGAGCAACAGGTAAAGGGAATGACCAAGTACGTTTTGAAGCTACCATTAAAGCTTTAAATCCTCATCTAAAAATAATAGCTCCTTGGCGTGAATGGAATTTAAAATCAAGAGAAGATTGTATAGACTACGCACTAAAACATAATATACCTGTGCCTGTTACTAAAAAAGATATTTACAGTCGTGACAGAAATATATGGCACTTAAGCCATGAAGGTGGAAATTTAGAAAATCCTTGGAATGAACACGATGAAAATATTTATCAAATATGCGTAAAACCTCAAGATGCACCCGATAAACCTACTTATATAGAAATTGAATTTGAAAAAGGTGTTCCTATTTCCATAGATGGAAAAAAATATTCACCTGTAGATTTAATTTATAAACTCAATGACATAGGCGGTGTAAATGGAATAGGAATTATTGATATTATAGAAAATAGACTTGTAGGTATGAAATCACGAGGAGTATATGAAACCCCCGGTGGAACAATACTATATGAAGCTCATAAAGCATTAGAAAAACTTGTATTAGATAGACCTACTCTTAGCTTTAAAAAAATAGTAGCAGAAAAATACGCTCAATTAGTTTACGATGGTTTATGGTTTACCCCTCTTAAAGAAGCTTTAGATAAATTTATTGACAGTACACAACAAGTAGTTACTGGTACAGTAAAATTAAAACTTTATAAAGGCACATGTAAAGCCATGGGAACAAAATCTCCTTATTCACTGTATAATGAAGATTTCGTAACATTTGGTGAAGATAACGTATATAATCAAAAAGATGCTGAAGGATTTATTAATTTATTTACATTATCTATAAAAATACGTTCACTTATGAATTATAAAAAAGAAAATTTTAAAAAGGAGAAACAAATAATATGA
- a CDS encoding GntR family transcriptional regulator, with translation MDSIFNDKKENRSLTSIIFDKIREDILIGKYSRGEKIVEAKLAEELGVSRTPVREALKQLELDGLVENIPNRGVIVKGITKQDIQDIYTLRIAIEGIAVKWAIERMDDSDLEKLKDIFELMEFYTFKKDLDKIAELNTRFHETIYKATKSRYLEQILKDFQFFMKTTRYKSLRTEGRMESALEEHREILNAFINRDVGQAVKAILKHVNNSKKNAENF, from the coding sequence ATGGACAGTATATTTAATGATAAAAAGGAAAATAGGTCTTTAACTTCAATAATTTTTGATAAAATAAGAGAAGATATTTTAATTGGAAAGTATTCTCGTGGTGAGAAGATTGTAGAAGCTAAACTTGCAGAAGAATTAGGTGTTAGTCGTACTCCTGTAAGAGAAGCTTTAAAGCAGTTAGAATTAGATGGTCTTGTTGAAAATATACCTAATAGAGGAGTAATAGTTAAAGGTATAACTAAACAAGATATACAGGATATATATACTCTTAGAATTGCTATAGAAGGTATAGCTGTAAAATGGGCAATAGAAAGAATGGATGATAGTGATTTAGAAAAACTTAAAGATATATTTGAACTTATGGAATTTTATACATTTAAAAAGGATTTAGATAAGATTGCAGAATTAAATACTAGATTTCATGAAACCATTTATAAAGCAACTAAAAGTAGATATTTAGAGCAAATACTTAAAGATTTTCAGTTTTTTATGAAAACAACTAGATATAAATCATTGAGAACTGAAGGTAGAATGGAAAGTGCTCTTGAAGAACATAGAGAAATTTTAAATGCTTTCATTAATAGGGATGTTGGTCAAGCTGTAAAAGCAATATTAAAACATGTAAATAATTCTAAAAAAAATGCTGAAAATTTTTAA
- a CDS encoding transcription repressor NadR, with protein MTDERRDKILDVLNSINEPITGSELAKIFNVSRQVIVQDIAVLRAKGINILATSNGYYIPKPIQNNDNIRTIVCSHSGYKSIEEELKILIDMGAKVLDVIVMHPVYGEIRCPLMIKSRYDLGKFIEKVKDAKAEPLSSLTGGEHIHTIEIPNEKVYDIILKKLDEKGFLIKDC; from the coding sequence TTGACTGATGAAAGAAGAGATAAAATTTTAGATGTATTGAATAGTATTAATGAACCTATAACTGGCTCGGAACTTGCTAAAATATTTAATGTGAGTAGACAAGTTATTGTGCAGGATATAGCTGTTTTGAGAGCAAAAGGCATTAATATTTTAGCTACATCAAATGGATATTATATACCTAAACCTATTCAAAATAATGACAATATAAGGACAATAGTATGTAGTCATAGCGGATATAAATCTATTGAAGAAGAATTAAAGATTTTAATAGATATGGGTGCAAAAGTTCTCGATGTAATAGTAATGCATCCTGTATATGGAGAAATAAGATGTCCTTTGATGATAAAAAGCAGGTATGACTTAGGTAAATTTATAGAAAAGGTAAAGGATGCTAAGGCAGAACCATTGTCTTCACTTACGGGTGGAGAACATATTCATACAATAGAAATACCTAATGAAAAAGTATATGATATTATACTTAAGAAATTAGATGAAAAAGGGTTTTTAATAAAGGATTGCTAG
- the nadA gene encoding quinolinate synthase NadA has protein sequence MNTVEMVNEINRLRKEKNAVILAHNYQIPEVQDIADFVGDSLALSRKAAETDADIIVFCGVHFMAESAKILSPDKKVLLPVLDAGCPMADMIDAKQLKLFKEEYPNIPIVCYVNTSAEVKAESDICCTSSNAVKVVKSLDSNKILFIPDQNLGSYIAKQVPEKEIILWEGFCITHHRVSSQEVDIVREHRGNIKILVHPECNSEVVKKADFVGSTSQIIEYVNKSDDKKFVIGTEMGILHSLRKQNPEKKFHLLSPSLVCFNMKKTSLEDVYRALRDEINEINIEESVIKAARKSLERMLKIS, from the coding sequence ATGAATACGGTAGAAATGGTAAATGAAATAAATAGACTGAGAAAGGAAAAAAATGCTGTAATACTTGCTCATAATTATCAAATACCTGAAGTTCAAGATATAGCTGATTTTGTTGGAGATTCTTTAGCTCTTAGCAGGAAAGCTGCTGAAACTGATGCAGATATTATAGTTTTTTGTGGCGTTCATTTTATGGCAGAAAGTGCAAAGATACTTTCACCAGATAAAAAAGTTCTCTTACCGGTTCTTGATGCTGGATGTCCTATGGCTGATATGATAGATGCAAAGCAGCTTAAATTATTTAAGGAAGAATATCCTAATATTCCAATAGTATGTTATGTTAATACATCAGCAGAAGTTAAGGCAGAGAGTGATATATGCTGTACTTCATCAAATGCAGTAAAAGTAGTTAAATCCCTTGATAGTAATAAAATTTTGTTTATTCCGGACCAAAATTTGGGAAGCTATATTGCAAAACAAGTACCTGAAAAGGAGATTATACTTTGGGAAGGTTTTTGTATAACTCATCATAGAGTAAGTTCTCAAGAAGTGGATATAGTTAGAGAACATAGAGGTAATATAAAAATTTTAGTTCATCCTGAATGCAATTCAGAAGTAGTTAAGAAAGCAGATTTTGTAGGAAGTACATCTCAAATAATTGAATATGTAAATAAATCGGATGATAAGAAATTTGTAATAGGGACTGAAATGGGAATACTTCATTCATTAAGAAAACAAAACCCTGAAAAGAAATTTCATTTACTTTCTCCATCGCTTGTATGTTTTAATATGAAAAAAACAAGTCTTGAAGATGTATATAGAGCTTTAAGAGATGAAATTAATGAAATAAATATAGAGGAAAGTGTTATAAAAGCAGCTAGAAAATCTCTTGAAAGGATGTTAAAAATATCATAA
- the nadB gene encoding L-aspartate oxidase, translated as MRRYITNFRLNSIRKEYCDVLIIGTGIAGLYTSLNIDSNYKVVVLSKDKISENNSNLAQGGIAACFSEDDDINLHFEDTIKAGNYYNDKKAVKILVQEASENIKKLIKIGTNFDKDKDGNIRVTKEGGHSKRRILHSKDETGKEIIRALSEEALKRENINIIENIFAIDLLTVDDKCLGVLVKNEEEIYAILSKATVLATGGIGQVYDNTTNSIIATGDGIAMAYRAGVEIVDMEFVQFHPTALYNESDSKRFLISEAVRGEGAVLRNSKREAFMEKYHELKDLAPRDIVAKSIFNEMLKEDKPCVYLDITHKNEDFIKSRFPNIYKMCLSRNIDMTKDYIPVCPVQHYIMGGVKIDYFGRTNIQRLYACGETSCVRVHGANRLASNSLLEGLVFGNRIANDINKIIERIEIENYLIENEENYKRIDKKQIQEIKVKVKKIMGRYAFILRSKEGLNKALNMIEEILNKLDGCKEDSKEFYECFNIATVAYLIVKAALNREKSLGSHIIVDSLEEFKDA; from the coding sequence ATGAGAAGGTATATTACAAATTTTAGATTAAATAGCATAAGAAAAGAGTATTGTGATGTATTAATTATAGGGACTGGAATTGCCGGTCTCTATACGTCTTTAAATATAGATTCAAATTACAAAGTAGTAGTTTTATCTAAAGATAAAATAAGTGAAAATAATAGTAATTTAGCTCAAGGTGGAATAGCTGCTTGTTTTAGTGAAGATGATGATATAAATCTTCACTTTGAAGATACTATTAAAGCAGGAAATTATTATAATGATAAAAAAGCTGTAAAGATATTAGTACAAGAGGCATCAGAAAATATAAAAAAACTTATTAAAATAGGAACTAATTTTGATAAAGATAAAGATGGGAATATAAGAGTAACTAAAGAAGGTGGACATTCAAAGAGAAGGATTTTACATTCAAAAGATGAAACTGGGAAAGAAATAATAAGAGCTTTATCTGAAGAAGCATTGAAAAGGGAAAATATAAATATTATAGAAAACATATTTGCAATAGACTTATTAACTGTAGATGATAAATGTTTAGGAGTTTTAGTAAAAAATGAAGAAGAAATATATGCAATATTATCTAAAGCTACTGTTTTAGCTACTGGGGGGATTGGACAAGTTTATGATAATACTACTAATTCAATTATAGCTACAGGTGACGGTATAGCTATGGCCTATAGAGCAGGAGTAGAAATAGTCGATATGGAATTTGTACAGTTTCATCCAACGGCTTTATATAATGAAAGTGATAGTAAAAGATTTTTGATTTCAGAGGCCGTAAGGGGAGAGGGTGCAGTACTTAGAAATAGTAAAAGAGAAGCATTTATGGAAAAGTATCATGAACTTAAAGATTTAGCACCTAGAGATATTGTTGCCAAAAGTATTTTTAATGAAATGTTAAAAGAAGATAAGCCTTGTGTTTATTTAGATATAACTCATAAAAATGAAGATTTTATAAAAAGTAGATTTCCAAATATATACAAAATGTGTTTATCTAGGAATATAGATATGACTAAAGATTATATTCCAGTATGTCCAGTTCAGCACTATATTATGGGAGGAGTAAAGATAGATTATTTTGGCAGGACAAATATTCAGAGATTATATGCTTGTGGAGAGACATCTTGTGTAAGAGTACATGGTGCAAACAGATTAGCTAGTAATTCTCTTTTAGAAGGATTAGTATTTGGAAATAGAATAGCTAATGATATAAATAAAATTATAGAGCGTATAGAAATAGAAAACTATTTAATAGAGAATGAAGAAAATTATAAAAGAATAGATAAAAAGCAAATTCAAGAAATTAAAGTTAAAGTAAAAAAAATAATGGGCAGATATGCTTTTATATTGAGAAGCAAGGAAGGGTTAAACAAAGCCTTAAATATGATAGAAGAAATATTAAATAAATTAGATGGTTGTAAAGAAGATAGTAAAGAGTTTTATGAATGTTTTAATATTGCAACTGTTGCTTATTTAATAGTTAAAGCTGCTTTAAACAGAGAAAAGAGTTTAGGAAGTCATATTATAGTTGATAGTTTGGAGGAATTTAAAGATGCTTAA
- the nadC gene encoding carboxylating nicotinate-nucleotide diphosphorylase, with product MLNWVLVDEIIKNGLKEDINNIDITTDNLIDDESKSMAYMLAKEEGVIAGLYVAERVFKILDKEVNFKFNVKDGDKVEKGTIIAEIKGNTKAILKGERLALNLIQRMSGIATISRKYRDVVKDFPVRIVDTRKTTPGLRILEKYAVRIGGCYNHRYNLSEAVMIKDNHIKAAGGIREAILKVKDKIPHTIKVEVEVESITELKEAIDAGADIVMLDNMELEDMKKAVEIGKGKVIIEASGGITLDKLVQIAEVGVDVISVGALTHSVKAMDISLNII from the coding sequence ATGCTTAACTGGGTATTAGTTGATGAAATAATAAAAAATGGATTAAAGGAAGATATTAATAATATTGATATAACTACAGATAATTTAATTGATGATGAAAGTAAATCAATGGCATATATGTTAGCTAAAGAAGAAGGCGTTATAGCTGGGTTATATGTAGCTGAAAGAGTATTTAAAATTTTAGATAAAGAAGTTAACTTTAAATTTAATGTTAAAGATGGGGATAAAGTAGAAAAAGGTACTATAATAGCTGAAATTAAAGGCAATACTAAAGCCATACTTAAAGGTGAAAGACTTGCTCTTAATCTCATACAGAGAATGTCTGGTATAGCTACTATATCGAGAAAATATAGAGATGTTGTTAAAGATTTTCCAGTAAGAATAGTTGATACTAGAAAGACTACTCCCGGTCTTAGAATACTTGAAAAATATGCAGTAAGAATAGGTGGCTGTTATAATCATAGGTATAATCTATCAGAAGCAGTTATGATTAAAGATAATCATATTAAAGCAGCCGGTGGAATAAGAGAAGCGATACTTAAAGTTAAAGATAAAATACCTCATACAATTAAAGTTGAAGTTGAAGTTGAAAGCATAACAGAATTGAAAGAAGCTATTGATGCTGGAGCAGATATAGTTATGCTGGATAATATGGAGCTTGAAGATATGAAAAAAGCAGTTGAAATTGGAAAGGGAAAGGTTATAATTGAAGCTTCAGGAGGAATTACTTTAGATAAGTTAGTTCAAATTGCTGAAGTTGGAGTAGATGTTATATCTGTAGGAGCTTTGACTCATTCTGTTAAAGCTATGGATATAAGTTTGAATATTATTTAA
- a CDS encoding PTS transporter subunit IIC, protein MRGNFREYIIKALNGMALGLFSSLIIGLILKQIGDYLGISQLVVFGKFAQFMMGPAIGGAVAYSIGAPPLGIFASIVVGAIGAGTIAVDGVKATIKIGEPVGSFVAALLASEFSKLISGKTKVDIVLVPAITIILGGFIGIFVSPVMAEIMKGLGAIINRATELQPIPMGIIISVLMGMILTLPISSAALAISLGLSGLAAGASTVGCATQMIGFAIASYRENGIGGFLAQGFGTSMLQVPNIVRNPLVWVPPTLSSAILGPLATYVFKMENNSIGAGMGTSGLVGQFGTIASMSEKMSMDKILLNIGLLHFILPAILTFAISEYMRKKGYIKYGDMKLNQ, encoded by the coding sequence GTGAGAGGTAATTTTAGAGAATATATAATTAAAGCTCTTAATGGAATGGCTTTAGGGTTATTTAGCTCGCTTATAATAGGACTTATACTTAAACAAATAGGTGATTATTTAGGAATAAGTCAATTAGTTGTTTTCGGTAAATTTGCTCAATTTATGATGGGACCGGCAATAGGAGGAGCTGTTGCATATAGTATTGGAGCACCACCGCTTGGGATATTTGCATCAATAGTAGTAGGAGCTATTGGAGCAGGTACTATAGCTGTTGATGGAGTAAAAGCTACTATTAAAATAGGAGAGCCTGTTGGTTCTTTTGTAGCAGCTTTACTTGCATCAGAATTTTCTAAATTGATTTCTGGAAAGACTAAGGTTGATATAGTACTTGTTCCAGCTATAACTATTATATTAGGTGGATTTATAGGAATATTTGTAAGTCCTGTTATGGCTGAGATTATGAAAGGATTAGGAGCTATAATAAATAGAGCTACGGAACTTCAGCCAATACCTATGGGAATAATAATATCTGTTTTAATGGGAATGATATTAACTCTTCCAATAAGTAGTGCAGCATTGGCGATTTCATTAGGGTTAAGTGGACTTGCAGCGGGGGCTTCTACTGTAGGTTGTGCAACTCAAATGATAGGATTTGCTATAGCAAGTTATAGAGAAAATGGAATAGGTGGTTTTTTGGCTCAAGGATTTGGTACATCAATGCTTCAAGTTCCAAATATAGTAAGAAATCCACTGGTATGGGTTCCACCAACTCTTTCAAGTGCTATACTTGGACCATTAGCAACATACGTTTTTAAAATGGAAAATAACAGTATAGGAGCAGGAATGGGAACAAGTGGTTTAGTAGGACAATTTGGAACTATAGCTTCAATGTCAGAAAAAATGTCTATGGATAAGATTTTGTTAAATATAGGACTACTTCATTTTATACTTCCGGCAATACTTACTTTTGCCATTTCTGAATATATGAGAAAAAAAGGATATATTAAATATGGAGATATGAAATTAAATCAATAA